CAGCTATGGCCGACGCGACCGCAGGGGTGACCCCCGAGGGACTGAAGAGCAAGTTGATCGAGCAGTTGCAGGCACAGCATGTTGAGATTGAGGACCTTTCGGGTATGAATATAGCCTCCGGTTGCGCTTCGGCATATGCATTATCCGTCATTTATACAATTTGGGAACcaaatatactaatataaattcCATTTGATAGGCGGCTGTGGCCAGGCATTCCAGGCGGTGATTGTATCCCCACAgttcgagaagaagaccatgCTCGCTCGTCACCGATTGGTAAACTCGGTTCTGAAGGCCGAAATCGCAGCTATCCATGCTTGGACACCTAAGTGCTATACCCCGGAGCAGTGGCAAGCTTTGCAGCAGTAGATTTATGATATGGTCCTGTGATATTACGGCCcgggaaaagagagggaagaagaatcTGATATATCCTGGGTATTTCGACGCGCTGGAAGCATATAGGCAGGCGTTGGAGTTTTTATTAATGTACATTTGTCGTTGCTATCCGGCTGTGGGCTATAGTATACTTGTTTTGAGCTATGGTTGGTGGACATATAAAAGATATGTGAGACTTCGACTATGTATGTCTCTGCTATTGTGCAAAGGCGGTAAGCTCTCTATAAACTTGATCCGCGCTTTACGATGGCCTTTGAAGGCAAGGAAAGATCAGTCGAAGGACATACAAAACTCATCAGCGTGGAGTCGGGAGGCAGTGTTATTTTGGACCGTCTCTCTACTCATTCCAGCATGGGGGAGTTGGTCGCCGCTGTCAATGCTATTCTGAACGGAGAGGAACGGTCTTAGTCAGGGGAGACTCACCTAGATAGCCTTCAGGAATGCTCTCAACAATTTATCCTGGACACATCTTTTGAGCCACAGCCGTTGTTGAAGCAATAGCTGGGGTTGTTATTGGCTATTTGTGTGCAGCAAGTCCGGAACTCGATTTAAATATTGAAGCCGTTGGAGCACCCTAATGTAGGTATAAGACGTACTGTCAAGCTGTCAATGGATAACTACTGAACTGTACCCCTTCGGTATAGGCGAAGCCTTGTTCATGTTCAAGGCGGAGTTCTACTTGTTCAACGCGAACGATAAATCGTATATGTTGGCCGGCGCAGTTCAGATACTACTTGCAATCTCATATaactatgtatatattatGCGGTAGATGGAGTGGTTTGTTTTATGTTTGCATACATTAGATATTGATTATATGGATGACTGTTACTGCTTAAGCAAGGACCTTCTCGGCGGCGGACACTAGAGAGATATTAGTTTATTGAAGATTTGGTAAGTGGGTGGAACCGTACCGTCGAGACCGGTGTTGTCGGGCTCCACGAAAGCCTCCTTAACCTTGCCGTTCTCGACCAGCAGGGCGTAGCGCTTGCTGCGGTGGTTTccgaagatggaggagctaTCGAAGGTAACATCGAGCGCCTCGGAGAACTTGCCGGTGGGGTCGCCCAGGAAGCGGATCTGGTTGTCTTCATTAGCATGCGATTGTATGAGCAATTGAACACGTAGTGTCAATACTTACACCGCTCTTGCCGGAGGGGTCGAGAGAGGTGGCCC
This Aspergillus flavus chromosome 1, complete sequence DNA region includes the following protein-coding sequences:
- a CDS encoding bola protein: MADATAGVTPEGLKSKLIEQLQAQHVEIEDLSGGCGQAFQAVIVSPQFEKKTMLARHRLVNSVLKAEIAAIHAWTPKCYTPEQWQALQQ